The Camelus dromedarius isolate mCamDro1 chromosome 1, mCamDro1.pat, whole genome shotgun sequence genome has a window encoding:
- the PIGG gene encoding GPI ethanolamine phosphate transferase 2 isoform X4: MMEQPHFLYQIIQRVNSGDFRELFMCTFSPIKVDDNVTRHLDKVLKRRDWDMLILHYLGLDHIGHISGPSSPLIGHKLSEMDGVLMKVHTSLLSEERETLVPNLLVLCADHGMAETGGHGASSPEEVNTPLVLISSAFGRKHGDIRHPKRVQQTDLAATLSIGLGLPIPENSVGSLLFPVVEGKPMREQLRFLHLNTVQLSKLLQENVPSYKKDPGFEQFKVSERLHGNWIRLYLEESSSEVLFNLGSKLRRQYLDALRTLSLSLSRQMAQYDVYSMVVGTVVVLEVLTLLLLSVPQALSSKAELDVPLLSPVFSLLFYLVLLVLSALHVIVCTSAGSRCYLCSLSWPAAGGVMVLISTLLCAVASALAKTLARGKLLSQTPAHPISRWSELDLLILLGTVGHVLSLGASSFVEEEHQTWYFLINTLCLALCHEVYRSCFLGDDCGPQHCLHAEEEPEGATPALQAKRAGCNVLELDAVSKGPSSVEVPRGCERWMVLASPWLVLTCCRLLRSLNQTGVQWAHRPDLGHWLTSSDHKAELSVLAALSLIMIFVLVQRRCSPASKVAMAFGLLGVYCYRAAIGNVLFPWQQDNKDISKGITEARFVYVFVLGILFTGTKDLLKSQVITTDSAARTLGLWEVYSGLVLLAALLFRPHNLPVLVLSLLVQAILTTFIWRPLRHDAAEITVMHYWFGQAFFYFQGNSNSITTVDISAGFVGLDTYMEIPAVFLTAFATYAGPVLWASHLVNFLSSETNSSSALSHACFCYALVCSFPVSAYIILVTSLRYHLFIWSVFSPKLLYEGMHLLVTAAVCVFFTAMDRTNTKS; this comes from the exons ATGATGGAACAACCTCATTTTTTGTATCAGATTATACAGAG GGTGAACTCAGGGGACTTCAGGGAGCTCTTCATGTGTACGTTTTCCCCTATCAAGGTGGATGATAATGTTACAAGGCATTTGGATAAAGTATTAAAAAGGCGGGACTGGGACATGTTAATCCTCCACTACCTCGGGCTGGACCACATCGGCCACATTTCTGGGCCCAGCAGCCCGCTGATCGGGCACAAGCTCAGCGAGATGGACGGCGTCCTGATGAAGGTCCACACCTCGCTGCTGTCCGAG GAGAGAGAGACTTTGGTACCCAATCTGCTGGTTCTTTGTGCGGACCACGGCATGGCTGAAACAGGGGGTCATGGGGCCTCTTCCCCGGAGGAAGTGAACACCCCTCTGGTCCTAATCAGCTCTGCATTTGGAAGGAAACATG GTGACATCAGACACCCAAAGCGTGTCCAGCAGACTGACTTAGCTGCAACCCTGTCCATAGGGCTTGGTCTGCCGATTCCAGAGAACAGCGTGGGCAGTCTCCTGTTCCCAGTTGTAGAAGGAAAACCAATGAGAGAACAACTgagatttttacatttaaatacagTACAGCTTAGCAAGTTGTTGCAAGAGAATGTACCATCTTATAAGAAAG ACCCTGGATTCGAGCAGTTTAAAGTATCAGAGAGGCTGCATGGGAACTGGATCAGGCTGTACTTGGAGGAGAGCTCCTCAGAAGTCCTTTTCAACCTGGGAAGCAAGCTGCGCAGGCAGTACTTGGATGCCCTGAGGACCCTGAGCCTGTCCCTGAGCAGACAGATGGCCCAGTACGATGTCTACTCCATGGTGGTGGGGACTGTCGTGGTTCTGGAG GTTCTCACCCTGCTCCTGCTCAGCGTCCCACAAGCGCTGAGCAGCAAGGCTGAGCTGGACGTCCCTCTCTTGTCGCCTGTGTTTTCGCTGCTCTTTTACCTGGTACTCCTGGTTCTCTCGGCCCTGCATGTCATCGTGTGCACCTCTGCTGGCAGTCGGTGCTACCTGTGCAGCCTCTCGTGGCCGGCAGCCGGTGGAGTGATGGTGCTGATCTCCACGCTGCTCTGTGCAGTCGCATCTGCTCTCGCCAAGACGCTCGCCCGTGGGAAGCTTCTGAGTCAG ACTCCAGCTCATCCCATCTCACGGTGGTCGGAGTTAGACCTTCTTATCTTGTTAGGGACTGTGGGCCACGTCTTGAGTCTGGGTGCGAGCAGCTTCGTCGAAGAGGAGCACCAGACCTGGTACTTCCTTATTAACACCCTGTGTCTAGCCCTGTGTCATGAAGTCTACAGGAGCTGCTTTCTGGGGGACGACTGTGGGCCTCAGCACTGCTTACACGCAGAAGAGGAACCTGAAGGGGCCACGCCAGCCCTGCAGGCCAAGAGAGCTGGCTGCAACGTGCTAGAGCTCGACGCGGTGTCCAAGGGCCCCTCTTCTGTGGAGGTGCCCAGAGGCTGTGAGAGGTGGATGGTGCTGGCAAGCCCGTGGCTGGTACTTACCTGCTGCCGGCTGCTGCGGTCTCTGAACCAGACGGGTGTGCAGTGGGCCCACCGGCCTGACCTGGGGCACTGGCTCACCAG cTCTGATCATAAAGCTGAGCTCTCTGTTCTGGCTGCACTTTCCCTCATCATGATTTTTGTGTTGGTTCAGAGGAGGTGCTCCCCTGCATCAAAAGTGGCCATGGCGTTTGGCCTGCTGGGCGTCTACTGCTACCGGGCAGCCATTGGAAATGTACTGTTCCCATGGCAACAAGACAACAAAGACATTTCAAA ggGCATTACTGAAGCTCGTTTTGTTTATGTCTTTGTCCTTGGCATTCTGTTCACGGGCACCAAAGACTTGCTTAAATCTCAAGTCATCACCACGGACTCTGCAGCCAGGAccctgggcctctgggaggtgtACAGCGGCTTGGTGCTTCTGGCAGCGCTGCTCTTCCGACCACACAACCTCCCCGTCCTAGTGCTGAGCCTCCTGGTCCAGGCCATCCTGACCACATTCATCTGGAGGCCCCTGAGGCACGACGCAGCTGAGATCACCGTGATGCATTATTGGTTTGGTCAGGCATTCTTCTATTTTCAG GGAAACTCAAACAGCATCACCACCGTGGACATCTCGGCAGGCTTTGTGGGCCTGGACACCTACATGGAGATCCCAGCGGTGTTCTTGACAGCATTTGCGACGTACGCGGGGCCCGTGCTGTGGGCCAGCCACTTGGTGAACTTCCTGAGCTCAGAAACCAACAG CAGTTCAGCACTGAGTCATGCTTGCTTCTGCTACGCATTGGTTTGTTCTTTTCCAGTTTCCGCATATATCATTTTGGTGACATCTCTGCGTTaccatttatttatatggagtgtgTTTTCTCCAAAACTTCTCTATGAGGGAATGCACCTGCTCGTCACAGCTGCTGTCTGTGTGTTCTTCACAGCCATGGACCGGACCAACACAAAGTCTTAG
- the PIGG gene encoding GPI ethanolamine phosphate transferase 2 isoform X3, which produces MPYTTYLVEKGPSHSFVAEAKPPTVTMPRIKALMTGSLPGFIDVVRNLNSPTLLEDSVISRARAAGKRIVFYGDETWVKLFPKHFVEYDGTTSFFVSDYTEVDDNVTRHLDKVLKRRDWDMLILHYLGLDHIGHISGPSSPLIGHKLSEMDGVLMKVHTSLLSEERETLVPNLLVLCADHGMAETGGHGASSPEEVNTPLVLISSAFGRKHGDIRHPKRVQQTDLAATLSIGLGLPIPENSVGSLLFPVVEGKPMREQLRFLHLNTVQLSKLLQENVPSYKKDPGFEQFKVSERLHGNWIRLYLEESSSEVLFNLGSKLRRQYLDALRTLSLSLSRQMAQYDVYSMVVGTVVVLEVLTLLLLSVPQALSSKAELDVPLLSPVFSLLFYLVLLVLSALHVIVCTSAGSRCYLCSLSWPAAGGVMVLISTLLCAVASALAKTLARGKLLSQTPAHPISRWSELDLLILLGTVGHVLSLGASSFVEEEHQTWYFLINTLCLALCHEVYRSCFLGDDCGPQHCLHAEEEPEGATPALQAKRAGCNVLELDAVSKGPSSVEVPRGCERWMVLASPWLVLTCCRLLRSLNQTGVQWAHRPDLGHWLTSSDHKAELSVLAALSLIMIFVLVQRRCSPASKVAMAFGLLGVYCYRAAIGNVLFPWQQDNKDISKGITEARFVYVFVLGILFTGTKDLLKSQVITTDSAARTLGLWEVYSGLVLLAALLFRPHNLPVLVLSLLVQAILTTFIWRPLRHDAAEITVMHYWFGQAFFYFQGNSNSITTVDISAGFVGLDTYMEIPAVFLTAFATYAGPVLWASHLVNFLSSETNSSSALSHACFCYALVCSFPVSAYIILVTSLRYHLFIWSVFSPKLLYEGMHLLVTAAVCVFFTAMDRTNTKS; this is translated from the exons GCCTTGATGACAGGGAGCCTCCCTGGCTTCATCGATGTCGTCAGGAACCTCAATTCTCCCACACTGCTGGAAGACAGCGTGATCTCACGGGCAAGAGCAGCTGGGAAAAGAATCGTCTTTTATGGAGATGAAACATGggtgaaattatttccaaagcaTTTTGTGGAATATGATGGAACAACCTCATTTTTTGTATCAGATTATACAGAG GTGGATGATAATGTTACAAGGCATTTGGATAAAGTATTAAAAAGGCGGGACTGGGACATGTTAATCCTCCACTACCTCGGGCTGGACCACATCGGCCACATTTCTGGGCCCAGCAGCCCGCTGATCGGGCACAAGCTCAGCGAGATGGACGGCGTCCTGATGAAGGTCCACACCTCGCTGCTGTCCGAG GAGAGAGAGACTTTGGTACCCAATCTGCTGGTTCTTTGTGCGGACCACGGCATGGCTGAAACAGGGGGTCATGGGGCCTCTTCCCCGGAGGAAGTGAACACCCCTCTGGTCCTAATCAGCTCTGCATTTGGAAGGAAACATG GTGACATCAGACACCCAAAGCGTGTCCAGCAGACTGACTTAGCTGCAACCCTGTCCATAGGGCTTGGTCTGCCGATTCCAGAGAACAGCGTGGGCAGTCTCCTGTTCCCAGTTGTAGAAGGAAAACCAATGAGAGAACAACTgagatttttacatttaaatacagTACAGCTTAGCAAGTTGTTGCAAGAGAATGTACCATCTTATAAGAAAG ACCCTGGATTCGAGCAGTTTAAAGTATCAGAGAGGCTGCATGGGAACTGGATCAGGCTGTACTTGGAGGAGAGCTCCTCAGAAGTCCTTTTCAACCTGGGAAGCAAGCTGCGCAGGCAGTACTTGGATGCCCTGAGGACCCTGAGCCTGTCCCTGAGCAGACAGATGGCCCAGTACGATGTCTACTCCATGGTGGTGGGGACTGTCGTGGTTCTGGAG GTTCTCACCCTGCTCCTGCTCAGCGTCCCACAAGCGCTGAGCAGCAAGGCTGAGCTGGACGTCCCTCTCTTGTCGCCTGTGTTTTCGCTGCTCTTTTACCTGGTACTCCTGGTTCTCTCGGCCCTGCATGTCATCGTGTGCACCTCTGCTGGCAGTCGGTGCTACCTGTGCAGCCTCTCGTGGCCGGCAGCCGGTGGAGTGATGGTGCTGATCTCCACGCTGCTCTGTGCAGTCGCATCTGCTCTCGCCAAGACGCTCGCCCGTGGGAAGCTTCTGAGTCAG ACTCCAGCTCATCCCATCTCACGGTGGTCGGAGTTAGACCTTCTTATCTTGTTAGGGACTGTGGGCCACGTCTTGAGTCTGGGTGCGAGCAGCTTCGTCGAAGAGGAGCACCAGACCTGGTACTTCCTTATTAACACCCTGTGTCTAGCCCTGTGTCATGAAGTCTACAGGAGCTGCTTTCTGGGGGACGACTGTGGGCCTCAGCACTGCTTACACGCAGAAGAGGAACCTGAAGGGGCCACGCCAGCCCTGCAGGCCAAGAGAGCTGGCTGCAACGTGCTAGAGCTCGACGCGGTGTCCAAGGGCCCCTCTTCTGTGGAGGTGCCCAGAGGCTGTGAGAGGTGGATGGTGCTGGCAAGCCCGTGGCTGGTACTTACCTGCTGCCGGCTGCTGCGGTCTCTGAACCAGACGGGTGTGCAGTGGGCCCACCGGCCTGACCTGGGGCACTGGCTCACCAG cTCTGATCATAAAGCTGAGCTCTCTGTTCTGGCTGCACTTTCCCTCATCATGATTTTTGTGTTGGTTCAGAGGAGGTGCTCCCCTGCATCAAAAGTGGCCATGGCGTTTGGCCTGCTGGGCGTCTACTGCTACCGGGCAGCCATTGGAAATGTACTGTTCCCATGGCAACAAGACAACAAAGACATTTCAAA ggGCATTACTGAAGCTCGTTTTGTTTATGTCTTTGTCCTTGGCATTCTGTTCACGGGCACCAAAGACTTGCTTAAATCTCAAGTCATCACCACGGACTCTGCAGCCAGGAccctgggcctctgggaggtgtACAGCGGCTTGGTGCTTCTGGCAGCGCTGCTCTTCCGACCACACAACCTCCCCGTCCTAGTGCTGAGCCTCCTGGTCCAGGCCATCCTGACCACATTCATCTGGAGGCCCCTGAGGCACGACGCAGCTGAGATCACCGTGATGCATTATTGGTTTGGTCAGGCATTCTTCTATTTTCAG GGAAACTCAAACAGCATCACCACCGTGGACATCTCGGCAGGCTTTGTGGGCCTGGACACCTACATGGAGATCCCAGCGGTGTTCTTGACAGCATTTGCGACGTACGCGGGGCCCGTGCTGTGGGCCAGCCACTTGGTGAACTTCCTGAGCTCAGAAACCAACAG CAGTTCAGCACTGAGTCATGCTTGCTTCTGCTACGCATTGGTTTGTTCTTTTCCAGTTTCCGCATATATCATTTTGGTGACATCTCTGCGTTaccatttatttatatggagtgtgTTTTCTCCAAAACTTCTCTATGAGGGAATGCACCTGCTCGTCACAGCTGCTGTCTGTGTGTTCTTCACAGCCATGGACCGGACCAACACAAAGTCTTAG